One stretch of Chryseobacterium fluminis DNA includes these proteins:
- a CDS encoding IS5 family transposase, with protein MPLNKKKSYPLYQVLSKDTIELEIAPYIPIGKRGFKSKAPICEIINCILYKLKTGIQWYLLPVLQLFSKEVLHYKTVFGYYHQWCKAGIWRACWSGILQNNKSMIDLSSADVDGSHTPALRGGEAVGYQGRKKRKTTNALYLSDRNGLPLAMSIPVCGNHNDLFNIEKHFTEMTNFLQESGISLDGLFVNFDAGFDAENLRLRASELGIIANIAHNKRNSNTDNDHYFDHQLYKERYAIERTNAWLDSFRSVLNRFDTTITSWIGFNYLAFIVIACKKMMKKSR; from the coding sequence GTGCCGCTAAACAAAAAAAAATCCTATCCCTTGTACCAAGTACTAAGCAAAGATACAATAGAATTAGAAATTGCACCTTATATTCCAATTGGAAAAAGAGGTTTCAAATCAAAAGCACCTATTTGTGAGATTATTAACTGTATTTTATATAAACTTAAAACAGGCATTCAATGGTATCTTTTACCTGTTTTACAATTGTTCAGTAAAGAAGTTCTACATTATAAGACAGTTTTCGGCTACTACCATCAATGGTGTAAAGCCGGAATATGGAGAGCCTGCTGGAGTGGTATTTTACAAAACAATAAATCAATGATCGATTTGTCCAGCGCAGATGTAGACGGCAGCCACACTCCGGCGTTAAGGGGAGGTGAAGCCGTTGGATATCAGGGTAGGAAAAAGCGTAAAACAACTAATGCCCTTTATTTGTCGGATCGAAATGGCTTGCCACTGGCCATGTCGATCCCTGTGTGTGGAAATCATAACGATTTGTTTAATATTGAAAAACATTTTACAGAAATGACCAATTTTTTACAGGAGTCGGGTATCTCATTGGATGGTCTTTTTGTGAATTTTGATGCCGGATTTGATGCGGAGAATCTACGTTTAAGAGCGTCAGAATTGGGGATAATAGCCAATATTGCTCATAATAAAAGAAACTCTAATACAGATAATGACCATTATTTTGATCATCAACTATACAAAGAGCGATACGCCATAGAAAGAACAAATGCCTGGCTGGATAGTTTCAGATCGGTGCTCAACAGGTTTGATACCACCATTACCAGCTGGATAGGATTTAATTATTTAGCTTTTATTGTTATTGCCTGTAAAAAGATGATGAAAAAGTCGAGATGA
- a CDS encoding TonB-dependent receptor plug domain-containing protein, which produces MNFKNTIYLILLVFLASGLRLNAQQPFKDFEKEKTYIQTNHVFYKPGDEMYFKIYTVNAENNHPTEQSRVVNVELTDPSGSVIKKEKYEIKKGYSEGYFYFSNDMKGGIYKIRVFTNWMMNEDGKNTFEKEITLQKTVSPRILMKLDFPKKGYGAGDEVLADFTMRSLSNLPIPFYEAEYTVMHNGEKISEGKLITDKEGKKQLKFNLPAVLKSSDALLNIKVSFDGFTESVSRNIPIVLNRVDVKLMPEGGTFINGLEQNIAFKALDEYEKPVDAVVAVFNQNHEKMAEAAAYNFGMGSFLFTPRRGETYYAKVIKPENITQIYRFPAVQEEGIVFSARKSKGKIHLSIQSTDEKEVVIQGSFREKEKYTKTLSLKKGLNSLEIDENGLPIGICRFTVSENGIPLAERLVFTHENKQLNVKVKPVKQNYQPREKVVVTIETTDENNKPVPANLGISVVDDKLWTYADDRQNHILSWLLMDSELRGKIERPQFYFDKKEEKATESLDLLMLTNGYRYFELTPEVIKDQKYSYLPEKKNPIYGIVEDENKNPIKAEVYLISGSMILKQVTSDDGTFYFSDLQGNGSNQLIAKSFQPRQEVKIRILSYKLAVNPLSKKSPGNVNIEEVVKEAVNESGKKVLQEVEGRKPEETQNKEVSENRPNTSMLRRPNNNISDSSRSLNSQELEGVVVMGYSSSRTNAKSTGSLVTVSNEFQNSSMSAVLNGRAAGIEISPAGQPGSGFLNVQIRGNASISNKTPLYVVDGIPVENMKTMINPNDINSITILKDAAATSVYGSRGANGVVVITSFKSNRSNIKFNVTRKSYYATLSIPGDSLTAYSYTRSFYYPVYETTATSYRHDYRETLYWNPVVETDQYGKAQVEFYNSDASSAFRIITEGISSSGLIGRDETTYAAQSLISVDAKIPQYLTRTDQMTIPVVIKNNAPESRKMELNIIAPNRVKVIKQDSVISLKPLESGRLLVTLQTDQIINSNIQFTVTSGDFRETMILPFTVEEKGFPHYYSLINNRSDSLKIHIPEVISGSLFSSYYVYENTALQLFEDIERLKKEPHGCFEQLSSTVYPNIFVLDYVKSVKKITPDTESMVIRNLKKGYQKMLSYKNPDGGFSYFGSSESDVALSAFALLEFRDLKKYVNIDAKLIRDLTSFILSKKNRNGIFEIRRNYEMSSPYSDYAWSRNMYVLYALSKTGLKDELEDAYQASLKKVLATKDSYQLALMANTSFYLGKNKEYETLMDFLNLQYQNKNVKTQTTFTGSRGISADSETLSLYMMALQKNEKINQLKMAQVADELITYNGYYGFGSTQATSLALEALAKFFTNNEKLYGTAKPKIMINGSETTANNSLASAFKSGDNEIQIKYSTGKGLPYKMDYQYFTLQAPQSADIPLTMETKLKSPVSKVGETKRMTITIKNKINGRLPMTTAKIGIPAGLTLQNALLKDLLDKKQISYYEIFDNYLVLYWEYFAANETKVINLDLKAEFGGAYTGKSSNVYLYYMPEAKYWNQGITTTIEP; this is translated from the coding sequence ATGAATTTTAAAAATACAATCTACCTTATTCTGCTGGTTTTTCTTGCTTCAGGCCTTCGTCTGAATGCCCAGCAGCCATTCAAAGATTTTGAAAAAGAAAAAACGTACATCCAGACCAACCATGTGTTTTATAAACCCGGCGATGAGATGTACTTTAAAATTTATACGGTCAATGCAGAAAATAATCATCCCACTGAGCAGAGCAGGGTGGTGAATGTGGAACTGACTGATCCCAGCGGAAGTGTCATCAAAAAAGAGAAATACGAGATTAAAAAAGGATATTCTGAAGGATACTTTTACTTTTCGAATGATATGAAAGGCGGAATTTATAAAATTCGTGTCTTTACCAACTGGATGATGAACGAAGATGGGAAAAACACTTTTGAAAAAGAGATCACTCTACAGAAAACAGTTTCCCCAAGAATCCTGATGAAGCTGGATTTCCCTAAAAAAGGATATGGTGCAGGAGATGAGGTCCTGGCAGATTTTACTATGAGAAGTCTCAGCAATCTGCCGATTCCTTTTTATGAAGCAGAGTACACAGTGATGCATAATGGTGAAAAAATATCCGAAGGAAAACTCATTACAGATAAAGAAGGAAAAAAACAGCTGAAATTTAATCTTCCGGCCGTTTTAAAATCTTCTGATGCCCTGCTGAATATTAAAGTCAGCTTCGATGGATTTACAGAGTCTGTTTCCAGGAATATTCCGATTGTCCTGAACCGTGTCGATGTGAAACTGATGCCTGAAGGAGGAACTTTTATCAATGGATTAGAACAGAATATCGCCTTTAAAGCTTTGGATGAATATGAAAAACCGGTTGATGCTGTGGTAGCAGTGTTCAATCAGAATCATGAAAAAATGGCTGAGGCAGCAGCGTATAATTTCGGAATGGGTAGTTTCCTTTTTACACCCAGACGAGGTGAGACTTATTATGCCAAAGTCATAAAGCCGGAGAATATTACGCAGATATATCGGTTTCCGGCTGTCCAGGAAGAAGGTATTGTATTTTCGGCGCGTAAAAGTAAGGGAAAGATCCATTTGAGCATTCAGTCAACGGATGAAAAAGAGGTAGTTATTCAGGGAAGCTTTCGCGAAAAAGAAAAGTACACCAAAACCCTGTCGTTAAAAAAAGGACTGAATTCTCTGGAAATTGATGAAAACGGACTTCCTATCGGAATTTGCCGGTTTACCGTTTCGGAAAACGGAATTCCATTGGCTGAACGGCTTGTTTTTACCCATGAAAATAAGCAGCTGAATGTAAAAGTAAAACCGGTAAAGCAAAATTATCAGCCTCGCGAGAAAGTAGTGGTCACCATTGAAACAACGGATGAAAATAATAAACCGGTCCCTGCCAACCTGGGAATAAGCGTGGTCGATGACAAGCTATGGACCTATGCAGATGACAGACAAAACCATATTCTTTCCTGGTTACTGATGGATTCTGAACTGAGAGGGAAAATTGAAAGACCTCAGTTTTATTTTGACAAAAAAGAAGAAAAAGCCACGGAAAGTCTCGACTTATTAATGCTGACCAACGGCTACCGGTATTTTGAACTGACTCCTGAAGTGATTAAAGATCAGAAATACAGCTATTTGCCTGAGAAAAAGAATCCCATCTATGGGATTGTAGAAGATGAAAATAAAAATCCCATAAAAGCTGAGGTCTATCTGATTTCCGGCTCAATGATTCTGAAGCAGGTCACTTCCGATGACGGAACGTTCTATTTTTCAGATCTTCAGGGTAATGGTTCCAATCAGCTGATTGCAAAATCTTTCCAGCCAAGGCAGGAAGTGAAAATCAGAATTTTATCATATAAGCTGGCTGTGAATCCGCTGTCAAAAAAATCTCCCGGTAATGTCAATATAGAAGAAGTTGTAAAGGAAGCGGTAAATGAATCCGGGAAAAAAGTATTACAGGAAGTAGAAGGCCGGAAACCGGAAGAGACCCAAAATAAGGAAGTAAGCGAAAACCGTCCCAATACTTCAATGCTGAGAAGACCGAATAACAATATCAGTGACAGTTCAAGATCATTAAACTCACAGGAATTAGAAGGTGTTGTCGTGATGGGATACTCTTCCTCCAGAACGAATGCTAAATCTACGGGTTCTTTGGTTACGGTATCCAATGAATTTCAAAATTCAAGCATGAGTGCTGTTTTAAATGGCCGGGCAGCCGGAATAGAAATAAGTCCGGCGGGTCAGCCGGGAAGTGGCTTTCTTAATGTTCAGATCAGGGGAAATGCTTCGATTTCCAATAAAACACCACTGTACGTGGTGGATGGTATTCCTGTTGAAAACATGAAAACAATGATTAATCCTAATGACATCAACAGCATTACCATATTAAAAGATGCGGCGGCAACCTCAGTATATGGCAGCCGTGGTGCAAACGGAGTAGTGGTCATCACCTCTTTTAAAAGTAACAGGTCGAATATAAAATTCAACGTGACCCGGAAATCATATTACGCAACATTATCGATTCCCGGAGACAGCCTTACTGCCTATTCCTACACGCGAAGCTTTTATTATCCGGTTTATGAGACTACCGCTACTTCCTACCGCCATGATTACAGGGAAACTTTATACTGGAATCCGGTAGTGGAGACCGATCAGTACGGAAAAGCACAGGTTGAATTTTATAATTCCGATGCCAGTTCTGCTTTCAGGATTATAACAGAAGGGATTTCTTCTTCTGGTTTAATCGGGAGAGATGAAACAACCTATGCCGCTCAGAGTCTTATTTCAGTAGATGCTAAAATTCCTCAATATCTCACCCGGACCGATCAAATGACCATTCCCGTGGTGATTAAGAACAATGCTCCGGAAAGCAGAAAAATGGAATTGAATATCATCGCTCCCAATCGGGTAAAGGTTATAAAGCAGGACAGTGTCATCAGCTTAAAACCTCTGGAATCCGGCAGGCTACTGGTGACGCTGCAGACAGATCAGATTATCAATTCCAATATTCAGTTTACCGTAACGTCCGGGGATTTCAGGGAAACCATGATCCTTCCTTTCACCGTAGAAGAAAAAGGATTTCCTCATTATTATTCGCTCATTAATAACCGGTCGGACAGTTTAAAAATTCATATTCCGGAGGTTATCAGCGGAAGTCTCTTCTCGTCGTATTACGTATATGAAAACACCGCTTTACAGTTGTTTGAAGATATTGAAAGGTTAAAGAAAGAGCCTCACGGATGTTTTGAACAGCTGTCATCAACGGTTTATCCTAATATTTTTGTTCTGGATTATGTGAAGTCGGTGAAAAAAATTACTCCCGATACGGAAAGTATGGTCATCAGAAATTTAAAAAAAGGATATCAGAAAATGCTTAGCTATAAAAATCCGGACGGCGGATTCTCCTATTTTGGCTCGTCAGAGTCTGATGTGGCACTGTCGGCTTTTGCTTTACTGGAGTTCAGAGATCTTAAGAAATATGTAAATATTGATGCAAAACTCATCCGGGATCTGACCTCTTTTATTCTTTCAAAGAAAAACCGGAACGGAATTTTTGAAATAAGAAGAAATTACGAAATGAGCAGCCCTTATTCGGATTACGCATGGTCCAGAAATATGTATGTGCTCTACGCTTTATCCAAAACAGGATTAAAAGACGAACTGGAAGATGCCTATCAGGCCAGTCTCAAAAAAGTCCTGGCCACTAAAGATTCCTATCAGCTGGCCCTCATGGCGAATACCTCATTCTATCTAGGGAAAAATAAAGAATATGAAACACTGATGGATTTTCTGAACCTTCAATACCAGAATAAAAACGTAAAAACACAGACTACTTTCACAGGTTCCAGGGGGATTTCTGCCGATTCGGAGACCCTCTCCCTGTATATGATGGCATTGCAGAAGAATGAAAAGATCAACCAGTTAAAAATGGCACAGGTTGCTGATGAATTAATTACTTACAACGGATATTATGGTTTTGGATCAACACAGGCAACCTCTTTAGCTCTGGAGGCACTCGCTAAGTTTTTTACGAATAACGAAAAATTATACGGTACGGCAAAACCCAAAATCATGATAAACGGATCGGAAACTACAGCCAACAATTCATTGGCCTCTGCTTTTAAATCAGGAGATAATGAGATCCAGATAAAGTATTCCACAGGAAAGGGCCTGCCTTACAAAATGGATTATCAGTATTTCACTTTACAGGCTCCGCAAAGTGCTGATATTCCTTTAACCATGGAAACTAAACTGAAATCGCCGGTCTCGAAAGTAGGGGAAACCAAGAGGATGACCATCACCATTAAAAATAAAATCAACGGCCGGCTGCCCATGACAACAGCCAAAATTGGAATTCCTGCCGGGTTGACCCTGCAAAATGCTTTGCTGAAAGACCTGCTGGATAAAAAACAGATTTCCTACTATGAGATTTTCGATAACTATCTGGTGTTGTACTGGGAATATTTTGCTGCCAATGAAACGAAAGTCATCAATCTTGATCTGAAAGCCGAATTTGGCGGGGCATACACCGGAAAATCCAGCAATGTTTATCTGTACTATATGCCGGAGGCGAAATACTGGAACCAGGGAATTACCACGACCATAGAACCTTGA
- a CDS encoding TonB-dependent receptor plug domain-containing protein, which yields MENNHDIDKTFNEASKALDEPATFPGFEKVWSKVEEKLDKKESKKRTIPMWIPYGIAASLIIGFGALYFTTDHKETGIPQEPAAVMATHTVLPAPAETKVPGHDIQKIDEVIKTNIEKEIQKPESVKKLAVEKPLPSVYRSPMPEYTAVYAPKADIYREPAMAAHSDTPKEKNMEEVIAMGIKKEKKSILNSSFRMSSNEGHPTNINAVGDTAQSISFDSYDKKGSLAIVGYNRPLAKSKNYTASSTTISGRDLVNSLEGKASGININSGYADASAKQSVSVRGMSSEKTDKDPLYLINGQVSDAVHFKNLDPDKIESIQIFKNENSALTAVYGSRAANGMIVVTTTDITRKQKKAVEKIIRQNSPVKK from the coding sequence AAAATAATCACGATATAGATAAAACTTTCAATGAGGCATCCAAAGCTTTGGATGAACCTGCGACATTTCCGGGGTTTGAAAAAGTCTGGAGTAAGGTAGAAGAGAAACTGGATAAAAAAGAATCCAAAAAAAGAACCATCCCGATGTGGATTCCTTACGGAATAGCGGCAAGTTTAATTATTGGATTCGGAGCTCTTTATTTTACTACAGATCACAAAGAAACAGGAATACCACAAGAGCCGGCTGCGGTCATGGCAACACATACCGTGTTACCTGCCCCTGCAGAAACAAAAGTGCCTGGACATGATATTCAAAAGATCGATGAAGTCATTAAAACAAATATTGAAAAAGAAATTCAAAAACCGGAGTCTGTGAAAAAACTTGCGGTTGAAAAGCCTTTACCTTCTGTTTACAGATCTCCGATGCCGGAATATACTGCCGTTTATGCACCTAAAGCAGATATTTACCGGGAACCTGCTATGGCTGCCCATTCTGATACTCCGAAAGAAAAGAATATGGAAGAAGTCATTGCCATGGGAATCAAAAAAGAAAAGAAATCTATCCTGAATTCTTCTTTCAGAATGTCATCCAATGAAGGTCACCCTACCAATATCAATGCTGTGGGTGACACCGCACAGTCCATTTCTTTTGATTCATACGACAAAAAAGGATCACTGGCAATCGTGGGATATAACAGGCCGCTTGCCAAATCTAAAAATTATACTGCGTCCTCCACGACCATTTCAGGCAGAGATCTGGTAAACTCACTGGAGGGGAAGGCTTCCGGGATCAATATAAATTCAGGGTATGCAGATGCATCTGCGAAGCAGTCGGTTTCAGTAAGAGGTATGAGTAGTGAAAAAACCGATAAAGATCCGCTGTACCTTATCAACGGGCAGGTTTCAGATGCTGTACACTTTAAAAATCTGGATCCGGACAAAATAGAATCCATACAGATTTTCAAAAATGAAAACTCAGCATTAACGGCTGTTTATGGCAGTCGTGCCGCTAACGGGATGATCGTGGTTACAACGACAGACATCACCAGAAAGCAGAAGAAAGCAGTGGAAAAAATAATCAGGCAAAATTCACCTGTAAAAAAATAA